In the Gossypium arboreum isolate Shixiya-1 chromosome 10, ASM2569848v2, whole genome shotgun sequence genome, one interval contains:
- the LOC128282123 gene encoding uncharacterized protein LOC128282123, with translation MTYRELYQNLFDAHVVSPFYLKPMQPLFLKWYDANAQYEYHAGIAGHTIENCTAFKKLVERFIKMGIVKFYDPTKPNVTGNPLPSHSDNGVNAIVESGGMRTKMDVSERLIENKEIEFFEYTEGQKGEDVCTSEQGPINNVHGPVAFPYKDSKRVSWNYDCNVTLPGEENPVGTSKKGQGKGFYTCSGRRYTPNTKAEPAKGKSVVVEQEKEKTTRPESPVNEPVTEKEAKEFLKFLKHSKYSVVEQLHKQPARISVLTLLLSSETHRSALMKVLNETYVADDISVNKLDRLVNNISADNFIFFNDDEIPPGGMRSTKALHITTRCKGYTLPGVLIDNGSALNVMPLSTLNRLPVDNSHMKTCQNVVRAFDGTERKVMGRIEIPLLIGPNTYEVDFLIHSAGAVPLSLHQKLKLVTEGRLVTINAEEDIIASVTSDAPYVGTDDETIECSFRSLEFVNTTFIIKGNKIPIPKISKTTRMGLRLTVGKGALPGRGLGRCLQGRIEVPVLREKRDRFGLGFKPDAKQKKKELEKRQEMRRARLRGEEVKWEPMTFPHLSQTFVSGGTIHPKQEMIVRKVVEEMLESLSINTICEEITEEGNLSRIRPYISGSVLNNWTAEEIPVTFRINSE, from the exons ATGACGTATAGGGAGCTTTACCAGAATCTGTTTGATGCGCATGTGGTGTCTCCATTTTACCTGAAACCCATGCAACCTCTATTCCTAAAGTGGTATGACGCAAACGCGCAATACGAATACCATGCAGGAATTGCAGGGCACACAATTGAGAACTGCACGGCCTTCAAAAAATTAGTCGAAAGGTTCATAAAGATGGGCATTGTGAAGTTCTATGATCCCACAAAACCTAATGTGACGGGAAATCCATTACCCAGTCATTCAGACAATGGGGTAAACGCGATAGTCGAAAGTGGAGGGATGAGAACTAAGATGGACGTATCGGAG AGATTGATAGAAAATAAAGAGATCGAATTCTTCGAGTATACCGAGGGCCAGAAAGGGGAAGATGTGTGCACGTCAGAGCAAGGGCCAATCAACAATGTCCATGGA CCCGTTGCTTTCCCCtataaagatagcaaaagggtTTCTTGGAATTACGACTGCAACGTAACGCTCCCGGGAGAGGAGAATCCAGTTGGCACTTCGAAGAAAGGTCAAGGCAAGGGTTTCTATACATGCAGTGGAAGGCGTTATACTCCAAACACAAAAGCAGAACCAGCTAAAGGAAAATCCGTGGTCGTTGAGCAAGAAAAGGAAAAGACAACCAGACCTGAATCACCTGTCAATGAGCCTGTAACTGAAAAGGAGGctaaggaattcttaaaattcctgAAGCACAGCAAGTACAGCGTTGTGGAGCAATTGCACAAACAGCCAGCTCGCATATCCGTACTAACCTTGCTTTTGAGTTCAGAAACTCACCGAAGTGCATTGATGaaggttttaaatgaaacatatgttgcGGATGATATCTCCGTCAACAAGCTCGATCGCCTGGTCAACAACATCAGTgcggataattttattttctttaatgatgatgaaataccaccggGAGGCATGAGATCTACAAAGGCCCTACACATTACCACTCGCTGCAAGGGATACACATTGccgggggtattgattgataATGGATCGGCATTGAATGTCATGCCCTTATCCACATTAAATAGGCTGCCAGTGGATAactctcacatgaagacatgtcaaaacGTCGTGAGAGCATTCGACGGTACGGAAAGAAAAGTGATGGGAAGGATCGAGATACCTCTCTTGATTGGCCCAAATACATACGAGGTGGACTTCTTG ATTCACTCGGCGGGGGCAGTACCGTTATCCCTACACCAAAAGTTAAAGTTGGTAACTGAGGGTAGGTTGGTAACGATAAACGCGGAGGAAGACATCATTGCATCCGTCACCAGTGACGCACCGTACGTGGGTACGGACGATGAGACgatagaatgttcctttcgatcactAGAATTCGTCAATACTACATTCATTATCAAAGGGAACAAGATCCCAATACCCAAAATATCCAAAACTACAAGGATGGGCCTGCGATTGACGGTCGGCAAAGGAGCCCTACCAGGAAGAGGACTTGGAAGATGCCTCCAAGGAAGGATCGAGGTACCAGTGTTAAGGGAAAAACGAGACCGTTTTGGCCTAGGATTTAAGCCAGACGCGAAGCAAAAGAAGAAAGAGCTAGAGAAAAGGCAAGAGATGAGAAGAGCGCGTCTGCGCGGTGAGGAGGTCAAGTGGGAACCAATGACCTTTCCTCATCTATCCCAAACGTTCGTGTCCGGAGGAACTATCCACCCGAAACAAGAGATGATAGTGAGGAAAGTGGTGGAAGAAATGTTAGAAAGTTTGAGCATTAACACCATATGCGAAGAAATAACCGAAGAAGGGAATTTATCTAGAATTCGCCCTTATATCTCGGGaagtgttttgaacaattggaccgcGGAAGAGATCCCTGTAACTTTTAGAATtaactcagagtaa